The Saccharopolyspora gloriosae genome has a segment encoding these proteins:
- a CDS encoding DUF6286 domain-containing protein, with protein MRAVVRLITALAGLIALAAGVLLIVEAIGAWASPGTGGVLVPWSSAGSAMRGLSWQDLATRLAAGAAVLLGLILLLAASRAGRSEVRLLDPAPEVTVTTDPRSLARLVGHRVRAEDGVAAASVTADRRKVKVKAQSRFRSVGDLRDRVSKTAASAVGDLPLQRRPRVSVSVSPAKER; from the coding sequence GTGCGTGCCGTTGTCCGTTTGATCACCGCCCTGGCCGGGCTGATCGCCCTCGCCGCGGGCGTGCTGCTGATCGTGGAGGCCATCGGGGCTTGGGCGAGTCCCGGCACCGGTGGAGTGCTGGTGCCCTGGTCGTCCGCCGGGTCCGCGATGCGCGGACTGAGCTGGCAGGACCTCGCGACCCGGCTGGCAGCGGGCGCCGCCGTGCTGCTCGGCCTGATCCTGCTGCTGGCCGCGTCCCGCGCCGGGCGCAGCGAAGTGCGACTGCTCGATCCGGCCCCCGAAGTCACCGTGACCACCGACCCGCGTTCGCTGGCGCGGCTGGTCGGCCACCGGGTGCGCGCGGAGGACGGGGTGGCCGCCGCCTCCGTCACCGCGGACCGCCGCAAGGTGAAGGTCAAGGCGCAGAGCCGGTTCCGGAGCGTCGGCGACCTGCGGGACCGGGTGTCGAAGACGGCCGCGTCCGCCGTCGGCGACCTGCCATTGCAGCGCCGGCCCCGCGTGTCGGTGTCGGTCTCCCCCGCGAAGGAGCGGTGA
- a CDS encoding DMT family transporter: MVAVNMDGASSSRRPMWTGAQPLLARGFGAVPPPVLVLLGVISLQVGAAFAKQLFALAGASGVVTLRLLFAALVLLLIWRPSLRLDRTTWLVVAAYGTVLAGMNLCLYQAIERIPLGVAVTIEFLGPLAVAVFGSRRKLDLVWAALAGLGVLLLSRVEGGLDPVGVGFALAAAVLWASYILAGAKLGQYTSGGNGLALGMAFGALVALPFGITGGGAELLSPTVLVAGLVVALMSSVVPYSLELEALRRMPPRVFGVLMSLEPAVAALAGLLVLHEALGVVQWLAISCVVLASVGATRAQ, encoded by the coding sequence GTGGTCGCGGTGAACATGGACGGTGCGTCGTCGAGCAGGCGGCCGATGTGGACCGGTGCGCAGCCGCTCCTGGCGCGTGGTTTCGGCGCCGTCCCGCCTCCGGTGCTGGTGCTGCTGGGCGTGATCAGCCTGCAGGTCGGTGCCGCGTTCGCCAAGCAGCTGTTCGCGTTGGCGGGCGCGTCCGGGGTGGTCACGTTGCGGCTGCTGTTCGCGGCGCTGGTGCTGCTGCTGATCTGGCGTCCTTCGCTGCGCTTGGACCGCACGACGTGGCTCGTGGTCGCCGCGTACGGCACGGTGCTGGCAGGCATGAACCTGTGCCTCTACCAGGCCATCGAACGCATCCCGCTCGGCGTGGCGGTGACCATCGAGTTCCTGGGGCCGCTGGCCGTGGCCGTGTTCGGCTCGCGGCGCAAGCTGGACTTGGTGTGGGCGGCGCTGGCCGGGCTCGGCGTGCTGCTGCTGTCCCGCGTGGAGGGCGGCCTGGACCCGGTGGGGGTGGGGTTCGCGCTGGCCGCGGCCGTGCTGTGGGCGTCCTACATCTTGGCGGGCGCGAAGCTGGGGCAGTACACGAGCGGCGGCAACGGTCTCGCACTGGGCATGGCGTTCGGGGCGCTGGTGGCGTTGCCGTTCGGGATCACCGGCGGCGGCGCGGAGCTGCTGTCCCCGACCGTGCTCGTCGCGGGCCTGGTGGTGGCGCTGATGTCCTCGGTGGTGCCGTACTCGCTGGAACTGGAAGCGCTGCGGCGTATGCCGCCGCGAGTGTTCGGCGTGCTGATGAGCCTGGAGCCCGCGGTCGCGGCGCTCGCGGGCCTGCTGGTGCTGCACGAGGCGCTCGGAGTGGTGCAGTGGCTGGCCATCAGCTGCGTCGTGCTCGCCTCCGTCGGCGCCACCCGCGCCCAGTGA
- a CDS encoding RNA polymerase sigma factor, with translation MTERADSDANLMAAAQHGDGVAFDELVRRHTRAMYRVAYRILNDQSEAEDAVQDAWVSAWRSLSRFRGESAPTTWLYRVVTNAALGQVRRRKNTVALDVNDESMSHLVSDHDSGNPEGHAVRAEEADLVHRAIATLEPSQRVPLVLREFEGMSYEQIAEVLEVNVTALRSRLHRARLALLSRLKEMHHG, from the coding sequence GTGACCGAGCGGGCCGACAGCGACGCGAACCTCATGGCCGCCGCCCAGCACGGCGACGGGGTCGCCTTCGACGAGCTCGTCCGCAGGCACACCCGTGCCATGTACCGGGTGGCGTACCGGATCCTCAACGATCAGTCCGAAGCCGAGGACGCGGTGCAGGACGCCTGGGTCTCGGCTTGGCGGTCGCTGTCCCGGTTCCGCGGTGAGTCCGCCCCGACGACGTGGCTGTACCGAGTCGTCACCAACGCCGCGCTGGGCCAGGTCAGGCGGCGCAAGAACACCGTCGCGCTGGACGTCAACGACGAGTCCATGAGCCACCTCGTCTCCGACCACGACTCCGGAAACCCCGAAGGCCACGCGGTGCGCGCCGAGGAGGCCGACCTGGTGCACCGCGCCATCGCCACGCTGGAACCGTCCCAGCGGGTGCCGTTGGTGCTGCGCGAATTCGAGGGGATGTCTTACGAACAGATCGCCGAGGTGCTAGAGGTGAACGTGACGGCGTTGCGATCGCGGTTGCACCGTGCTCGGCTCGCCCTGCTGTCCAGGTTGAAGGAGATGCACCATGGGTGA
- a CDS encoding PucR family transcriptional regulator, which yields MCKTAMVLTLADVIAIPGLALRTVVEPATPRALSWVTTSELSDPAQYLEGGELLLTTGLADQEWAAYVQRVDRAGVAALGFGTGLSHADVPPALVDAARDAGLGLVAVPESTPFIAIGKAVAGLLAEHERAATETALAVQQELTRVISRTDGPARALGVLGRAARGSAGLVDAEGKALVPARFRVPDAAVRALATLRAGTGIRAATETGAEGTTVVQPLGRGVDGPFLVLVTPGALDGMLRAVLVSTVALLTLDAERSWAAADAELRLRDRAATLVLDGAIDAGASVAALLTAAPAVPRRLRVLRATGVPDGVRARLARQHPEVLTTEQRDVTEAGTALLVDADATGAEELADLLASLGARVGIGPAVSAHDAETSDAAAGTALSVADDGSPVVGWDERFRGEVRAALPDHAARALTASILGELADEPELLRTLHSYLFHLGRWQPTADDMGIHRNTLRKRIARIERLTGRSVDTAAGRADLWVAVVGAAGSPGGV from the coding sequence GTGTGCAAAACTGCCATGGTGCTGACGCTCGCCGACGTGATCGCCATCCCGGGGCTCGCCCTGCGCACGGTGGTCGAACCCGCGACACCCCGGGCGCTGAGCTGGGTGACGACCAGTGAGCTCTCCGATCCGGCGCAGTACCTGGAGGGCGGCGAGCTGCTGCTCACGACCGGGTTGGCGGACCAGGAGTGGGCGGCCTACGTGCAGCGCGTCGACCGGGCCGGGGTCGCCGCGCTCGGGTTCGGGACCGGGCTCTCGCACGCGGACGTGCCGCCTGCACTGGTCGATGCGGCCCGGGACGCCGGGCTGGGCTTGGTCGCTGTGCCGGAGTCGACGCCGTTCATCGCGATCGGCAAGGCCGTCGCCGGGCTGCTCGCCGAGCACGAGCGGGCCGCCACCGAGACGGCGCTCGCGGTGCAGCAGGAGCTGACCCGGGTGATCTCCCGGACGGACGGTCCGGCCCGCGCCTTGGGTGTGCTCGGCCGAGCCGCGCGGGGGAGCGCAGGGCTCGTCGACGCCGAGGGCAAAGCGCTGGTACCGGCCCGGTTCCGGGTCCCGGACGCGGCCGTTCGCGCGCTGGCGACGCTGCGCGCGGGGACCGGAATCAGGGCCGCCACCGAGACCGGGGCGGAGGGGACCACGGTGGTCCAGCCACTCGGTCGCGGGGTCGATGGCCCGTTCCTGGTGCTGGTCACCCCGGGTGCGCTGGACGGAATGCTGCGGGCGGTGCTGGTGTCCACGGTCGCGTTGCTGACCTTGGACGCCGAGCGATCTTGGGCGGCCGCGGACGCCGAGCTTCGGTTGCGGGACCGGGCCGCGACGTTGGTCCTGGACGGCGCGATCGACGCGGGCGCGAGCGTCGCGGCCCTGCTGACCGCCGCGCCGGCGGTGCCGCGACGACTGCGGGTCCTGCGCGCGACCGGAGTCCCGGACGGTGTTCGGGCGCGGCTGGCCAGGCAGCACCCGGAGGTGCTCACGACGGAGCAACGGGACGTCACCGAGGCAGGCACCGCCCTGCTGGTCGATGCGGACGCGACCGGCGCCGAGGAGCTCGCGGACCTGCTGGCGTCCCTCGGAGCCCGGGTCGGGATCGGGCCTGCCGTCTCCGCCCACGACGCGGAGACCAGCGACGCGGCGGCGGGCACCGCGCTGTCCGTCGCGGACGACGGATCGCCGGTCGTCGGCTGGGACGAGCGGTTCCGCGGCGAGGTGCGGGCCGCACTGCCCGACCACGCGGCGCGGGCATTGACCGCGTCGATCCTCGGGGAGCTGGCCGATGAGCCGGAACTGCTCCGCACCTTGCACAGCTATCTGTTCCACCTCGGCCGTTGGCAGCCCACGGCCGACGACATGGGCATCCACCGCAACACGCTGCGCAAGCGGATCGCCAGGATCGAGCGCCTCACCGGCCGCAGCGTCGACACCGCCGCAGGCCGGGCCGATCTCTGGGTGGCGGTGGTGGGCGCAGCCGGGTCGCCTGGAGGGGTCTGA
- a CDS encoding Asp23/Gls24 family envelope stress response protein, translating into MSAPATERARAAEPATEKTSGTDDPADRGHLDIDRAVLRKIAEHAADSASGTTRAQRRIAGVGVGTHGSSARLTGPDRELQVRLDLAVRYPTPVRETVRAVRERVRDELDRLAGCRVASVQVVVSALVSAPKRDRVE; encoded by the coding sequence ATGAGCGCCCCCGCCACCGAGCGGGCCAGGGCCGCCGAGCCCGCCACCGAAAAGACCTCCGGAACCGACGATCCCGCCGACCGAGGTCACCTGGACATCGACCGGGCGGTGCTGCGCAAGATCGCCGAGCACGCCGCGGACAGCGCCTCCGGAACCACCCGCGCGCAGCGGCGGATCGCCGGAGTCGGCGTCGGCACCCACGGCTCCAGCGCCCGGCTGACCGGCCCGGACCGGGAACTCCAGGTCCGGCTGGACCTGGCGGTGCGCTATCCGACCCCGGTGCGCGAGACGGTGCGCGCGGTGCGCGAACGCGTCCGCGACGAGCTGGACCGGCTGGCCGGCTGCCGGGTGGCCTCCGTCCAGGTCGTCGTGTCCGCGCTGGTGTCCGCCCCGAAACGAGACCGAGTGGAGTGA
- the gabT gene encoding 4-aminobutyrate--2-oxoglutarate transaminase — protein sequence MSVLAQSSALVGGPGLPQRRELRTAVPGPRSLALAERRSAVVAAGVSSALPVYAAAAGGGVLVDVDGNSFIDLGSGIAVTTVGNSAPKVVADATEALSLFTHTCAMITPYEGYVRLAEELAAITPGDHKKRTALFNTGSEAVENAVKIARHSTGRSGVAVVDHAYHGRTNLTMAMTAKNMPYKDGFGPFASEVFRAPTSYPFRDGTDIDGRPVDGPAAARRAIEHLERSAGANRLAALVIEPIQGEGGFIVPAPGFLTEIARWCSDNGVVFVADEVQTGVARTGAWFASEHEDVVPDLITTAKGLGGGLPIAAVTGRADLMDSVHPGGLGGTYGGNPVACAAALAALDTIREDGLIDRARAIGDAAGARLRALAETDPRIGDVRGRGAMLGIEFVRPGTREPDPALAKAVAGHAHQAGVIVLTCGSFGNVIRLLPPLPIPDELLHDGLDVLAEALQAAR from the coding sequence ATGAGCGTCCTCGCGCAGTCCTCCGCACTGGTCGGTGGTCCCGGTCTGCCGCAGCGCCGCGAGCTGCGCACCGCGGTGCCCGGCCCCCGCTCGCTCGCCTTGGCCGAGCGGCGCTCGGCCGTCGTCGCCGCCGGGGTGTCCTCCGCGCTGCCGGTGTACGCGGCCGCGGCCGGCGGCGGGGTGCTGGTCGACGTCGACGGCAATTCGTTCATCGACCTCGGGTCCGGCATCGCCGTGACCACCGTCGGCAACTCCGCGCCGAAGGTCGTCGCCGACGCCACCGAAGCGCTGTCCCTGTTCACCCACACCTGCGCGATGATCACGCCCTACGAGGGCTACGTCCGGCTGGCCGAGGAGCTGGCCGCGATCACGCCCGGCGACCACAAGAAGCGCACCGCGCTGTTCAACACCGGCTCCGAGGCCGTGGAGAACGCGGTCAAGATCGCCCGGCACTCGACCGGCCGTTCCGGCGTCGCCGTCGTGGATCACGCCTACCACGGCCGTACGAACCTCACGATGGCGATGACCGCGAAGAACATGCCGTACAAGGACGGCTTCGGCCCGTTCGCGTCCGAGGTGTTCCGCGCGCCGACCTCCTATCCCTTCCGGGACGGCACCGACATCGACGGCAGGCCGGTCGACGGGCCTGCCGCCGCCCGCCGCGCCATCGAGCACCTCGAACGCTCCGCCGGAGCGAATCGGCTGGCCGCGCTGGTGATCGAGCCGATCCAGGGCGAGGGCGGGTTCATCGTCCCGGCACCCGGCTTCCTCACCGAGATCGCCCGCTGGTGTTCCGACAACGGCGTCGTGTTCGTCGCCGACGAGGTGCAGACCGGCGTCGCCCGCACCGGCGCCTGGTTCGCCAGTGAGCACGAGGACGTCGTCCCGGACCTGATCACCACGGCCAAGGGTCTCGGCGGCGGGCTGCCGATCGCCGCTGTCACCGGCCGCGCCGACCTGATGGATTCGGTGCATCCGGGCGGCCTCGGTGGCACTTACGGCGGCAATCCGGTGGCCTGCGCCGCCGCGCTGGCCGCGCTCGACACGATCCGGGAGGACGGTCTGATCGACCGCGCCCGCGCGATCGGCGACGCGGCCGGGGCGAGGCTGCGCGCACTGGCCGAGACCGACCCGCGGATCGGAGACGTGCGCGGCCGCGGCGCGATGCTCGGCATCGAGTTCGTCCGCCCCGGCACCCGCGAACCGGACCCCGCCCTGGCCAAAGCCGTCGCCGGACACGCGCACCAGGCCGGCGTGATCGTCCTGACCTGCGGTTCCTTCGGGAACGTGATCAGGCTGCTCCCGCCCCTGCCCATCCCCGACGAGCTGCTGCACGACGGACTCGACGTCCTGGCCGAAGCGCTGCAGGCGGCCCGTTGA
- a CDS encoding NAD-dependent succinate-semialdehyde dehydrogenase, which produces MTTAALAPLLIGGKPVATGHEIAVHDPASGVELTRIAAADETHAAPAADAAAAALPDWAATAPRRRAEVLAEAHRLMISRADELADLISRESGKAAADARAEVGYAAEFFRWFAEETVRPDGHFGPSPDGRSTTVVTAQPVGVALLITPWNFPAAMVTRKVAPALAAGCTAVLKPAAETPLTALAIRDLLVEAGAPADVLTVLPTVHADAVTRVLLDHDAVRKLSFTGSTGVGRHLLGLAAGRVVNCSMELGGNAPFVVCADADIDAAVQGALVAKLRNAGQACTAANRFLVHADAADAFGEAFAEAVAGLRVGPGTEPGTDIGPLIDDRAVRRVSGLVTDALDRGARVLREPVAVPDSGSYLAPIVLTGVTDDAAVLSEEIFGPVTPIRTWTDTDEMIAAANDTEYGLAAYVYTGDTGRALEIGRRLQYGMVGINRGAVSDPAAPFGGMKQSGLGREGAREGIRAFQETQFLTYA; this is translated from the coding sequence ATGACCACCGCCGCTCTCGCACCCCTGCTCATCGGGGGTAAGCCCGTTGCCACCGGACACGAGATCGCCGTGCACGATCCGGCATCCGGTGTCGAACTCACCCGGATCGCGGCGGCCGACGAGACCCACGCCGCGCCCGCTGCCGACGCGGCGGCCGCCGCGCTGCCCGACTGGGCGGCCACCGCGCCCCGCCGACGCGCCGAGGTGCTGGCCGAGGCCCACCGGCTGATGATCTCGCGCGCCGACGAGCTGGCCGACCTGATCAGCCGGGAGTCCGGGAAGGCCGCCGCCGATGCCCGCGCCGAGGTCGGTTACGCCGCCGAGTTCTTCCGCTGGTTCGCCGAGGAGACCGTTCGCCCGGACGGCCACTTCGGACCGTCCCCCGACGGGCGCAGCACCACCGTCGTCACCGCACAGCCGGTCGGCGTGGCGCTGCTGATCACTCCGTGGAACTTCCCGGCGGCGATGGTCACCCGCAAGGTCGCGCCCGCACTCGCCGCGGGCTGCACCGCGGTCCTCAAACCCGCTGCGGAGACGCCGCTGACCGCGCTGGCGATTCGAGACCTGCTCGTGGAGGCCGGAGCGCCTGCCGACGTCCTCACCGTGCTGCCGACCGTCCACGCGGACGCGGTCACCCGGGTCCTGCTCGACCACGACGCCGTCCGCAAGCTGTCCTTCACCGGTTCCACCGGCGTCGGACGGCACCTGCTCGGTCTCGCGGCCGGCCGCGTCGTGAACTGCTCGATGGAGCTCGGCGGCAACGCGCCTTTTGTGGTCTGCGCGGACGCCGACATCGACGCGGCCGTGCAGGGCGCGCTGGTCGCGAAACTGCGCAACGCCGGTCAGGCATGCACCGCCGCCAACCGGTTCCTGGTGCACGCCGACGCCGCGGACGCGTTCGGAGAGGCCTTCGCCGAAGCGGTCGCCGGACTCCGGGTCGGACCGGGCACCGAACCCGGCACCGACATCGGCCCGCTGATCGACGACCGAGCCGTCCGCCGAGTGTCCGGCCTGGTCACCGACGCGCTGGACCGCGGTGCGCGGGTACTGCGCGAGCCGGTCGCCGTGCCGGACTCCGGCAGCTACCTCGCTCCGATCGTGCTGACCGGAGTCACCGACGACGCCGCGGTGCTCAGCGAGGAGATCTTCGGACCGGTCACGCCCATCCGGACGTGGACCGACACCGACGAGATGATCGCGGCGGCCAACGACACCGAGTACGGACTCGCCGCCTACGTCTACACCGGTGACACCGGCCGGGCGCTGGAGATCGGGCGTCGGCTGCAGTACGGGATGGTCGGCATCAACCGAGGTGCGGTGTCCGACCCGGCGGCTCCGTTCGGCGGGATGAAGCAGAGCGGACTCGGCCGCGAGGGCGCCCGCGAGGGCATCCGGGCGTTCCAGGAAACCCAGTTCCTCACCTACGCCTGA
- a CDS encoding alpha/beta fold hydrolase, with protein sequence MPRTSHRIGALLLLALITAGCSAGPSQRPAVAYRDAEQPVAPAPKPPGPAPLPALGPSAGSALNWEDCTGETRQELSLPAGGPSFSCSQLLTTLDSPEAPAEGTTRAALLSTGTGGIPLVVLGDVNGEPGTSVAARLALTLPSEMLSTFRIIGMDRRGTGQSDPADCMPPAQRESIVGFDPRATDRASLDRLLTSVRLSSQECLLDLDDRLQAYDSWRTAADLEELRLELDVPKLHAIGRGEASRVLTSYAQRYPDSVGRMVFDGGPDPQLDAMGEAGAQAQGAEQTFDAFAADCLGRSSCPLGPDPRRTVESLVDRTRTTSLPAADGPVSSGKIVRVLLAELGEPRRWPQLSAALAAANNGDGGRISALAAPLVRENGADPAQLDGALITSCNDTRLRLPSERLVHVAAEWVGTHPLFGGVFAQRLAWCAQWPEPQEEPPPPSVPGLPPIPVVTTANDPLVPVQSSKHLAEQLPTGVAVNWQGSGHGALGRSDCVTDTISRFLVQGTLPADGMACPA encoded by the coding sequence GTGCCGCGCACCAGCCATCGCATCGGTGCCCTGCTGCTGCTCGCCCTGATCACCGCGGGCTGTTCGGCCGGTCCGTCGCAGCGCCCGGCCGTCGCCTACCGCGATGCCGAGCAGCCCGTCGCGCCCGCGCCGAAACCGCCCGGGCCGGCCCCGCTGCCCGCACTGGGGCCGTCCGCAGGCAGCGCCCTGAACTGGGAGGACTGCACCGGCGAAACGCGGCAGGAGCTGTCGCTGCCCGCGGGTGGACCGTCGTTCTCCTGCTCGCAGCTGCTGACCACACTGGACTCGCCGGAAGCGCCCGCCGAGGGCACCACCCGCGCCGCGCTGCTGAGCACCGGCACCGGCGGGATTCCGCTGGTGGTGCTCGGGGACGTCAACGGGGAACCGGGCACGTCGGTGGCGGCTCGGCTGGCGCTGACGCTGCCCTCGGAAATGCTCAGCACGTTCCGGATCATCGGCATGGATCGGCGCGGCACCGGCCAGTCCGACCCCGCCGACTGCATGCCGCCCGCGCAGCGCGAGTCCATCGTCGGTTTCGACCCGCGCGCGACGGACCGGGCTTCGCTGGACCGGTTGCTCACCTCGGTGCGGTTGTCGAGCCAGGAGTGCCTGCTGGACCTGGACGACCGGTTGCAGGCCTACGACTCGTGGCGCACCGCCGCCGACCTGGAGGAACTGCGCCTCGAACTGGACGTGCCGAAGCTGCACGCCATCGGGCGCGGTGAAGCGTCGCGGGTGCTCACCAGCTATGCGCAGCGCTATCCCGACTCGGTGGGCCGGATGGTGTTCGACGGCGGCCCCGATCCGCAGCTGGACGCGATGGGTGAGGCCGGAGCGCAGGCGCAGGGCGCGGAGCAGACCTTCGACGCGTTCGCCGCGGACTGCCTCGGCCGGAGCTCCTGCCCGTTGGGGCCGGATCCGCGCCGCACGGTGGAAAGCCTGGTGGACCGCACCCGGACGACGTCGCTGCCCGCCGCCGACGGGCCGGTGAGCAGCGGGAAGATCGTGCGCGTGCTGCTCGCCGAGCTGGGCGAACCGCGACGCTGGCCGCAGCTGAGCGCGGCGCTCGCCGCGGCGAACAACGGGGACGGCGGCCGGATCAGCGCGCTGGCGGCGCCGCTGGTGCGGGAGAACGGAGCGGATCCCGCTCAGCTCGACGGTGCGCTGATCACCAGCTGCAACGACACCCGGCTGCGGCTGCCCTCGGAACGGCTCGTGCACGTGGCGGCCGAATGGGTCGGGACGCACCCCCTGTTCGGCGGAGTCTTCGCGCAACGCCTCGCCTGGTGCGCGCAGTGGCCGGAGCCGCAGGAGGAACCGCCGCCGCCGTCCGTTCCCGGACTGCCGCCGATCCCGGTGGTGACGACTGCGAACGACCCGCTGGTACCGGTGCAGAGCAGCAAGCACCTGGCCGAGCAACTGCCGACCGGTGTCGCGGTGAACTGGCAGGGTTCCGGGCACGGCGCCCTCGGCCGGTCGGACTGCGTGACCGACACGATCAGCCGATTCCTCGTGCAGGGCACGCTCCCCGCCGACGGCATGGCCTGCCCCGCCTGA
- a CDS encoding Asp23/Gls24 family envelope stress response protein, producing MAQTSGTSTPSTESQSGATSGGGKGLATGGSGSGTTPARLADDTSQGKTTIAANVVQKIAGIAAREISGVHAMGGGVSRAFGAIRERIPGGGGSSSSTTSGVQVEVGEKQAAIDLDIVVEYGASIVELARAVRRNVITGVERMTGLEVIEVNIAVNDIHLPSEDDEDSGNGNGGQNAGASSRVE from the coding sequence ATGGCCCAGACGAGTGGTACCTCCACGCCGAGCACCGAGTCCCAGAGCGGCGCCACGTCCGGCGGCGGCAAGGGCCTCGCCACCGGTGGCAGTGGCAGCGGCACCACCCCCGCCCGGCTCGCCGACGACACCTCGCAGGGCAAGACGACGATCGCCGCCAACGTGGTGCAGAAGATCGCCGGCATCGCCGCGCGGGAGATCTCCGGCGTGCACGCCATGGGCGGTGGCGTCTCGCGCGCCTTCGGCGCCATCCGCGAGCGCATCCCCGGTGGCGGCGGCAGCAGCTCCAGCACCACCTCCGGCGTGCAGGTCGAGGTCGGCGAGAAGCAGGCCGCGATCGACCTGGACATCGTCGTCGAGTACGGCGCCTCCATCGTGGAGCTGGCCCGCGCCGTGCGCCGCAACGTCATCACCGGCGTCGAACGGATGACGGGCCTCGAGGTCATCGAGGTCAACATCGCGGTCAACGACATCCACCTCCCTTCGGAGGACGACGAGGACAGCGGCAACGGCAACGGTGGCCAGAACGCCGGCGCCTCGTCCCGAGTGGAGTGA
- the amaP gene encoding alkaline shock response membrane anchor protein AmaP — protein sequence MSTREATATADKPAASPASSARPSRTAIGRSLGFERSLTTVLGLVLLLAGLAALVVSAGWLGRFRALRSVLDPMVTQWLTGNRSLSYVVAIVAGIVLALLGIWWLLRALRPEGRPDLQLHGDSEGSATITSSALTEAVRADAENVTGVTRAKVRMAGTAQRPNVRLTLALQEGTNVRHVWEELDEKVLSRARSSLEVEELPTAVRLQLDRAARQRVR from the coding sequence ATGTCGACCCGAGAAGCCACTGCCACCGCCGACAAGCCCGCCGCCTCCCCGGCGTCCTCGGCCCGGCCCAGTCGCACGGCCATCGGCCGCTCGTTGGGCTTCGAACGGTCGCTGACCACTGTGCTCGGCCTGGTGCTGCTGCTCGCAGGCCTGGCGGCGCTCGTCGTCAGCGCGGGCTGGCTCGGCCGGTTCCGCGCGCTACGTTCGGTGCTGGACCCGATGGTCACCCAGTGGCTCACCGGCAACCGCTCGCTCAGCTACGTGGTGGCGATCGTGGCGGGAATCGTGCTGGCGCTGCTGGGGATCTGGTGGCTGCTGCGGGCGCTGCGCCCCGAGGGACGGCCCGATCTGCAGCTGCACGGCGACTCCGAGGGTTCGGCGACGATCACCTCGAGCGCGTTGACCGAGGCCGTGCGCGCCGACGCGGAGAACGTCACCGGCGTGACCCGCGCCAAGGTGCGGATGGCGGGCACCGCGCAACGCCCGAACGTGCGGCTCACGCTCGCGCTGCAGGAAGGCACGAACGTGCGGCACGTGTGGGAGGAACTCGACGAGAAGGTGCTCTCCCGCGCCCGCAGCTCCCTCGAAGTCGAGGAACTGCCGACCGCGGTCCGCCTCCAGCTGGACCGGGCCGCACGCCAGCGGGTGCGCTGA
- a CDS encoding ATP-dependent DNA ligase, with the protein MALNVHPPVKPMLAGPVDGIPERAGMCFEPKWDGFRCLVFADPGGAEPVVLQSRTGKSLNRYFPEVLNAVEARLRRPVVLDGELVVVRSDEHGQRLDWDALGERIHPAASRVRTLAERTPARFIAFDLLALDDGDLREQPFADRRRRLDALELTGPELLTTPMTTDHRTAADWFRVFEGAGLDGIIGKDAETPYLPGKRTMLKIKHARTADCVVAGLRWHANTEPGTAVGSLLLGLLDDQDVLHHVGVVGAFPAAKRRELAAELSPLRTDGEHPWLGEHAADGRRLPGSINRWRSAEQPWQPLRPERVIEVAYDHTEGGVPSRFRHTTQFVRWRPDREPASCRYDQLDEPTRYDLDAVLRGEV; encoded by the coding sequence GTGGCGCTGAACGTGCATCCGCCGGTCAAACCGATGCTCGCCGGGCCGGTCGACGGCATTCCCGAGCGGGCCGGGATGTGCTTCGAACCCAAATGGGACGGGTTCCGCTGCCTGGTGTTCGCCGATCCCGGTGGGGCCGAACCCGTCGTGTTGCAGTCGCGGACGGGCAAGTCGCTCAACCGGTACTTCCCCGAGGTGCTCAACGCCGTCGAGGCCCGGTTGCGGCGGCCTGTGGTGCTCGACGGGGAACTGGTCGTGGTGCGCTCCGACGAGCACGGGCAGCGCCTCGACTGGGACGCGCTGGGCGAGCGGATCCATCCCGCGGCGAGCCGGGTCCGGACGCTGGCGGAGCGGACTCCGGCCCGGTTCATCGCGTTCGACCTGCTCGCGCTCGACGACGGCGACCTGCGCGAGCAGCCGTTCGCGGACCGCAGGCGACGGCTGGACGCACTGGAACTCACCGGCCCCGAACTGCTCACAACGCCCATGACCACGGATCACCGCACGGCGGCCGACTGGTTCCGGGTGTTCGAGGGTGCCGGGCTCGACGGCATCATCGGCAAGGACGCGGAAACTCCCTACCTGCCCGGCAAGCGCACCATGCTCAAGATCAAGCACGCGCGCACCGCGGACTGCGTCGTAGCCGGGCTGCGCTGGCACGCGAACACCGAACCCGGCACCGCGGTCGGTTCCTTGCTGCTCGGGCTGCTCGACGACCAGGACGTGCTGCACCACGTGGGCGTGGTCGGCGCGTTCCCCGCCGCGAAGCGCCGGGAACTCGCCGCCGAGCTGAGCCCGCTGCGCACCGACGGCGAGCACCCGTGGCTCGGCGAGCACGCCGCCGACGGGCGCAGGCTGCCCGGTTCGATCAACCGCTGGCGCAGCGCGGAGCAACCGTGGCAACCGCTGCGCCCGGAGCGGGTCATCGAAGTCGCCTACGACCACACCGAAGGCGGCGTCCCGTCCCGATTCCGCCACACCACGCAGTTCGTGCGGTGGCGCCCGGACCGGGAGCCCGCCTCATGCCGGTACGACCAGCTCGACGAACCCACCCGCTACGACCTCGACGCCGTACTGCGCGGCGAAGTGTGA